In one Procambarus clarkii isolate CNS0578487 chromosome 87, FALCON_Pclarkii_2.0, whole genome shotgun sequence genomic region, the following are encoded:
- the LOC123747042 gene encoding uncharacterized protein produces MAKAVGTGTSSYYGTASALEAAHCHLAHQQTGKGVKTYYYVVPRTEGQEVRGEIYNADETDLVWRGIPSETLASRLVESLPCPQKASAVTHRAICASQCESWKSYVSAITVGTHLPKIWKKLFMHQIADASKP; encoded by the exons ATGGCAAAGGCAGTTGGCACTGGTACCAGTAGTTACTATGGCACAG CTTCAGCCCTGGAAGCAGCACACTGCCAtttagcacatcaacaaactggaaaaggtgtaaagaCATACTACTACGtggttcccagaactgaaggacaagaggtacgaggagag atctATAATGCTGATGAAACTGATCTAGTGTGGAGAGGTATTCCATCTGAAACATTAGCTAGTAGACTAGTGGAATCTCTACCATGCCCTCAG aaggcgagtgcggtgaccCATAGGGCCATCTGTGCATCTCAGTGTgaaagttggaaatcttatgtctcTGCCATTACTGTTGGCACCCATCTACCTAAGATCTGGAAGAAACTATTCATGCATCAGATTGCAG